From the Desulfovibrionales bacterium genome, one window contains:
- the rfaE2 gene encoding D-glycero-beta-D-manno-heptose 1-phosphate adenylyltransferase gives MKFGIVQFSIETGDTQHNLDRAVSGLEGLGKQNVRLAVLPEMWATGFAYDKLPALTRETPRLLSALQAVADDYNMAIAGSLPDEENGRYYNTAFLLDGKRGLIGKYRKTHPFPPTGEDRYFTKGHALPVFEADFGRVGIIICYDLRFPELCRHLAGNGAAFIIVCAEWPLVRLGHWQALTTARAIENQCFVVAANCCGTDGKTVFAGHSRIIGPDGSILFEADEKECLVAIDIDPSQVEKTRDFFNTVPSPAFAPSSYQDKIMSRDAAKELIMRIKKEGKRIVFTNGCFDILHVGHARYLAEARTQGDFLIIGVNSDESVRAIKGPDRPINNEKNRAELLAALATVDAVALFSEETPYALIEALKPDVLVKGSDWEEEDIVGADMVKSYGGRVVRIPLIEGASTTGTIERILGTK, from the coding sequence ATGAAGTTCGGCATAGTCCAGTTCTCCATAGAAACAGGTGATACGCAACACAACCTTGACCGGGCCGTTAGCGGCCTGGAAGGTCTGGGCAAACAGAATGTCCGCCTGGCGGTCTTGCCGGAGATGTGGGCCACAGGCTTTGCTTACGATAAGCTCCCGGCCCTGACCCGGGAAACGCCCCGGCTGCTTAGCGCCCTCCAGGCCGTAGCCGACGACTACAACATGGCTATTGCCGGCAGCCTGCCTGACGAAGAAAACGGCCGTTATTACAATACGGCATTTCTCCTCGATGGAAAGCGAGGTCTGATCGGCAAGTACCGCAAGACGCATCCCTTCCCGCCTACCGGAGAGGATCGTTATTTTACCAAAGGCCATGCACTCCCGGTCTTTGAAGCTGATTTTGGCAGGGTCGGAATAATTATCTGCTATGACCTGCGGTTCCCCGAACTCTGCCGCCACCTGGCCGGCAATGGAGCGGCGTTTATTATTGTATGCGCCGAGTGGCCCCTGGTGCGCCTTGGGCACTGGCAGGCCCTCACCACGGCACGGGCTATCGAGAATCAGTGTTTTGTGGTGGCCGCCAACTGCTGCGGAACAGATGGGAAGACCGTATTTGCCGGGCATTCCCGCATCATAGGGCCGGACGGCTCTATCCTCTTTGAGGCAGACGAAAAAGAATGTCTTGTGGCCATAGATATTGACCCCTCCCAGGTAGAAAAAACACGGGATTTCTTCAATACCGTCCCCTCCCCTGCTTTTGCACCCTCATCCTATCAGGACAAGATCATGTCCCGGGATGCGGCCAAAGAGCTTATCATGCGCATTAAAAAGGAAGGGAAAAGAATCGTGTTTACCAATGGCTGTTTTGATATACTCCACGTCGGCCATGCCCGTTATCTGGCGGAAGCCCGGACACAGGGCGATTTCCTTATAATCGGCGTAAACAGTGATGAGTCCGTGCGGGCCATAAAAGGGCCGGACCGGCCCATAAACAATGAGAAGAACCGGGCAGAGCTTCTGGCTGCCCTGGCCACAGTAGATGCGGTTGCTTTATTTTCTGAAGAAACGCCCTACGCCCTGATCGAGGCGCTTAAACCGGATGTGCTCGTAAAGGGGAGCGACTGGGAGGAAGAGGATATCGTAGGCGCCGATATGGTTAAATCCTACGGCGGCCGTGTGGTCCGGATACCCCTGATCGAAGGGGCATCGACCACGGGAACCATCGAACGTATCCTCGGGACGAAGTAA
- a CDS encoding ComF family protein: MLRVWQCSHRKPVLAGIRPFLSAIGQLFFPSSCLLCSAPLPGRPAVLFCSKCMSGIKFIHSPACTACGRPFAAEGQPEHLCHTCLNTPYHFDRARAVTFYDGPILEAVHRFKFGKKIIYARTLAGLKNGDGPFNMDQFDLFVPVPLHVKRLRQRGFNQTLLLLREWAGGEKEEKIDFTTLVRHRWTEPQTTLKHHERRKNIKGAFIVERPDRIRGKNILLCDDVFTTGATVNECARVLKEAGAGEVSVLTLARAIAQ; encoded by the coding sequence ATGCTCAGAGTTTGGCAATGCAGTCATAGAAAACCTGTCTTAGCAGGCATAAGGCCGTTCCTTTCGGCTATAGGACAGCTTTTCTTCCCCTCATCCTGCCTGCTGTGCAGCGCCCCCTTACCCGGCCGGCCGGCGGTGCTTTTTTGCTCCAAGTGCATGAGCGGCATCAAGTTCATTCACAGCCCGGCATGTACTGCATGCGGGAGGCCTTTTGCGGCGGAAGGGCAGCCGGAGCACCTCTGCCATACCTGTCTCAATACGCCCTACCACTTTGACAGGGCCCGGGCTGTCACCTTTTACGACGGGCCTATACTTGAGGCCGTCCACCGATTCAAATTCGGGAAAAAGATTATCTATGCCCGGACTCTCGCCGGATTAAAAAATGGGGATGGGCCTTTTAACATGGATCAGTTTGACCTCTTCGTACCCGTGCCGCTTCACGTAAAGAGACTTCGGCAACGGGGCTTTAATCAGACGCTGCTCCTTCTAAGAGAATGGGCCGGAGGAGAAAAAGAGGAGAAAATAGACTTTACGACACTGGTTCGCCACAGGTGGACAGAGCCCCAGACAACTCTCAAACACCACGAGCGCCGGAAAAACATAAAAGGGGCTTTTATCGTGGAAAGGCCGGATAGGATTCGGGGCAAAAACATCCTTCTATGCGACGATGTCTTTACCACCGGCGCCACGGTAAATGAATGCGCCCGGGTACTTAAAGAGGCCGGGGCCGGGGAAGTTTCTGTCCTGACGCTGGCGCGCGCCATAGCACAATAA